CATTCAAGCTCATGACGACATGACATCAATGGTGTTATCACCAGTGCCATCATAGCCAGGCACATGCCAAAAAGATCAGATAACTTAAGCTTACTACAGCTGAAATTCTATTGGGTGTCTAATCAAAGTGACCCCCCACACCCCACCCTACAAAAAAAAAAGCACTAGCAGAAATAGAGAATATCTATATAATTCAGTGGACTAGATGAGGTCCCACGTCGATTGGACAAAATCCaagattcaagttttggaaacaACTTAGACTCCACAAAACTCATGATTTCCAGGGTAAAGAATAAATAAGCAGAGCGTCACCTTCACGCTCCCTCATCAACAAAATgaagattttcaaaattttcaagttGAACAATAAATATACAGAGTGTCAACTTGTCACACTTTATGATCAAAGACACAAGGAGGAAAACAAGACTAGGTGAATAATGAAGTAAACAGAGCATCACCGTGTTGCGCTTTCCTCCCAAGACACGAGAAGGGATTGGGTACTGCTCCGCATGACGACAAGGATCAAACCTTGAGGTGATCTAGTTGACCTGAAAATGCATGCAGCATCCAGTTAAATATCAAAGAATTAGAACTATCCACACATGCACACTAAAAGTAGTGAGGGAACCAAAAAGATTATTTTTCTTCGCTACATGGCTTCATAATCAGCTCAAAGTACCTAAAACTGCCATTCTAAGATCACATAGACATAATAGAACAACTTGTTTAATACTAACATGCTTAATAACCCTTTTCTTCCTTGTGATTGTGAAATGGATAAACATTTTTACTTTTACAATCCACTACAAAAAATTGCTGGGCCAAAAACTTGCAGAGAAAGAGTATACCTCTTCATCACGGTGCACGAAATTCACGAAACCTTCATGGTGATTATTGTGATGAGCACACTTGGGAGCGTTAGCTGGGAAATGCAAATAGTTTGGCCCAAGACGGTGTCTCTGGTATCAGAATATAAGAATATTCTAATCTGGAGAAGCTTATCAAGCGAATAGTAGATAGCAGGGACAACAATAGCAGGCAAAACGCAAGCTGCTCGTTGGACAAGTTCCATGTTAAATAGTCAAAGAAGATGCTACTAAGATGCCAAAGCATTTCAGCATCTTCTTTATTCCAGCGTATCACATAGTCTGATTCCCTCTATCTCAATCCAAAAGTTTTGAAGTCTCCAACAATGAAAAACTACACACTCTACCAATTAAAGGGACAAAGATTCGCCATATATCATCTGTTTCAAACGATGAAAAACTTCACCCTTCACCAATACCAAGCAGAGGCGCTTATTACGACAATGACTGCCTCTAGTTGGATATTTCAAGCCCATAGTTCCAAATTTAGCTGCTGGGAATTAGCTGATTACTGAGGCAATGATTACTCCGAAATCATTGGAGATACTTATGCTTCAAACTGGCAGAGTAAATCTAGAGTTTGTGGGTTTGAAATGAGTGTGATCTTATATGTAGAAATTCTAAATTTGCAagtaaacacacacacacacacacacacatatacttTGAGCCGACAGCAATAAGTTCAGTTAAATCCACAAAAACCGCTACTAGATTCTGGAACTAATGCCTAACATCTTATCAAATGATTTGCAGGGAATCATAGGTCTCATGAGAAGTTAACCCTGTTACTAAATACAATCATTTACGAAGTGGAACACATGTTGCTACCCTTTTGCTCATTTTACAACTTCTCCAATTCAAGAAGTTCCACGGGAAGTAACTTCCCGAAATGGTTATTAAATGGTGCCTGAAACTCTTATAATCAGTTGATAAGAACTTTAAGCTAGTACTACTATTTATCTTACAACAAGTAATTTCTAATCCTAGCATGTGAAAGTATTAACAGTTCCTTAGTGTAGAAACAATCCTCCTAGGAACATCAAAACACATGATTGATTAATCCAACTGATGTTTTCAATAAACAGAATACAAACTACAGAAATTGCAGACCAACCACATTAATGTGGACGAACTGAATCACAGACAACATGAATTCCAGTACTTCCACGATAATTGTGAAAGCACAGCTATTCAGGTCTAACTACTGTCAGTAATAAGCCTCAAATTTTTGGGAGTAAAATACCAAAAAGGAATTTCTTTTTACTTGCCCAGCTGTTTGAAGAGAGAGCATATGCTAATTCACACCCTTAGAATCTGAAGCTTGTTGGAGAAGGCAATGGCAACCCAATCAGGCTGGGACGAAGACCACTGGAGCTGCTCGATTTCAGCACCTGCGGTATAAGCCAGAATTGGATCCAATCCACCTTCAATAGGCTGACCCATTGAAGACAAGTCCCAAATAAGCGCCTGAGAGTCATCACCAGCAGTGCAAATATGGCAAGAGCTGTGAGGGGCCCAAGCAATGGCATTCACACTCGCCTGATGTCTTTGTAGTTCCACTACAGGAAGCGTAGGGAAACGAATATCCAAAACGACAACCTTAGCACTGTCCATTATTATAGTAGCCATGTACCTAGGATCCTGTTTGTTCCATCCGAGGCGAACAAGTGGAGTATCGGGCTCAGAACTCTCGTAAATGATAGTCGAATGCTCCTTATCGCGAAGGTCAAAAACCCTAACGGATCCATCAGCTGAAACCGAAGCAAAAACTCCAACGCCGCCCCAAGCAATATCATAAACCTCCTTATCGTGAGCAATAAGCTGAGTATCCACAGTCTCCCTCTCAATATCCCAAATTGTACACGTGGTATCAATGCTAGAAGTACCAATTCGCTTGGGTTCAGCTTCATTCCAGTCAAAGGAGGTCAACGGACCGGAAAATTCACTGTTACGATTATTATTTAACAAGCTCTTCATTTCGACCCTACTATTATCGGAGGCGACCCGCCAAATCCGTAGATAATCGCTCGAGGTAGCGAGGAGGTCGGGTTTTTGGCATTCCTTATCGGGTATGAAGATGACTTTAGTGGGCGGGTACGGGTGCTCGAATGAGAGTTTCGGGTCGGAGCGAATCTCGCCATTGGAATCGTCTAGCTGAACGATTTCGACCCGGTTCGGATACTGCTCGAGTAAGCTGGAAATGGCGAGGCGGTACTTCTTGTCCTTGCGAACACTCCAGTTCATAGCGTAGATGTGCCATGGTGCCTCGTACGTGTAGATCTCGGACCGTCTTTGTTGTTCGTCGGACCCGTCTTGGTTCGGATCGCTACTCGCTCCCATTTCTGAGTTCTTTCCGTCACTGTCTCCGCCGAATTAGGGCTTGAATGAACAAACAAGATAGGGAATTAATTGTCGGGAGGAAGAATGAGGAAAGTCAACATTATTAGTCCAACTATAATTTCGAAAATTGCACTTTAGTCCTTTAATGTGCTATCCTTTGTTTATGCACGTACATTGTGTGATTGTACAGAATTTGgtgttaattaattaaataagataaaataatgaAAGACGTTTATCACATTTCTTTaggaaaataaattgatttaaaaagtTGTTCAATTTCCTGTAATATTGGAGTTTAAAGTAAGATCCAAGTTACATGAAAGAAGATAAACTAATCTTATATTTAAGCTCATGtactagaaaatattttgttactgAAGTGAAGATGATTCGTTTCTTACATAGTACTATTACATAATTTTGATAGTTCCACAACGGAATTAAGTAGTGTTCAAAGTTGAAAAATTATTGAGTTGTTGGCAAAAATCATCCTTAAACGATGGCCCAAATCAAAGGTACATCCTTGCGTAACCCTAGTGAACAAAAACCATCCATGTACTATTTAAAGAGCTACAAGAATCATTCTTCTATTAAATTTTATCAAAAAACATAATGACATCAACAAAAGAGCATGCCCAATACGTGTCTTTTCCCCTAAATTTTTCAAGATTGTCCCTCCCGCCAAATCGTCTTCCACCTTCACCAAAAAGGATTAAGACTTCTAAACTAAAAGTTTCTTTCAGTATGAACTTCAAAGAATTTTCTAGGGCAAAGTCCTGAGCAAAACGAGAAGTTAGGGCTATTTCTCCACGCCATAAATAAACTAACTGATCAGAATGATAATCCAAGAGACATGCAGTATAGGAAGAATGTATTTATATAAACTTCAAACTTTCTCACGAATGTACGTGTTTAGGAGAGTTGTGAAACCTTGAGGAGGTCTTATTGATTTGCACCCCAATAAGGCCGAAATTGCTTTCACGACAGTGACTTGCCAAAATGCATTTTTCAATTCGATAagttatttttcttgttttttttgttcttgatgaaaaaaaattataacactgttacatctcgcgttttcatacgttaaaagCTTTGTTGTGAACCTGCGTGACTCAGTATGGGATAATGGGCTAGAAGTGTGCAACAAAGCTGATGCACTTGGGAGTATTGGGCCTGAAGCTAAATTGAGAAGAGGCCCAATGACTAAACAATCAAATAGAATGGGAGGACATTATATTTGGGATCTGGGGGGAATACAAAGGACGGGAATTATGTTGCAGCTTTGGCTCAAGACTGTGCTTCTCATCTCCTCTTCTGAATCTCTACCTCATCCCCTTTCTATGAGTTCTGCTTCTCATCCTTATTCTTATCTCTATTTGTAGTTACTTAGTTTCCATTATAGTATAGTTTGAGTGTTGCAATTGGTATCTCAAGGTTGTAATTAGTGATTCTCTTTCTTATTATATAGTGAGGAATTTTGGGTTTGTTACATTGGTGCTTTCATCCAGAGGTCTTCAATGGAGGACCAAATATTTTGAACTATCGATGATTCAATTAAGAGCGTGAAGGATTCGTGGTCGAAGGATATCGCCGAAATTCGTTCATTGTTACATGAGTTGGTTGAAAACCTTACAACGAGTAAGTCTACTCCAGTGGAATTCCGACGATTCAGTGACGAGGATCCAGAGGTATAGATTTCTCAGGCTGAATGCTACTTTGAATTTTATGGCACGTCGGAAAATAACAAATTATTACGCGCATCTATTTACCTAGACGGTGAGGCACTGGAGTGGTTTCGATGGCTTCTCTGGAACAAGCAATTGACAGATTGGGAACACTTTGTTGCAAAGGTGCGAATTCATTTTCGTAAAGAGCATCTCGCATTGCTGGAAAGTCACATGGCCACAATCAAGGAATATTCTACAGAAATTGAAGCCCAGGTGTTAGTCAATATGTCACATGGTTGCTGTTGTTCCAGGGTGTTTGGTACAGAGAGAGTAGATATTAACGTCCTTACTGATGCAATGGGATCTGATTCAAACAATGGAAACTCAGAGGATGTCCAGGTGTTTGATGAAAGCTCTCACAGAGATGAGGTTAGTGCCTCTCTTTTGCAATCTACGCCCGTTTCTGAAGTTTTTGTTTCGGCAAGTATAGATCCAATTAAGGGATCCTCAGCAACACGCGAAGGCGAGGTGTTTGATAATTTTTCTCAAGCAGTTGCGCAAACTTTTCAAGAGTTCTCACCTATGGCAAATGACTTTGAGATTATTTGTCCTGTTCTCAGCAAAGAGCTGGAGTCAGAGAGTGAAGATTATGTAAATACCCATCTCATTATCCATGCCTATAGACTTCCTTTTATCATTGGCAATGGAGAAGGTAGCATAGTTACATATGAAGATAACAAGCACTCTAGAACTGATGCGAGTCAGTCGTTTGATAATTTTCGGTACCATTCCGGTCAAACTTTGGTTGACAATGAAGTGGTTGAATCACTCGGGGTCAATGGCCTCTTGATTATGGATGGAATCAGATTGATGCATGAGCATGTATCTATATACCTACCATTTGATCCCGGTGAGTCTGTTCCTCCTCACATTTTATTTGAGCACTTGAAAGTACATTTGGATAAATCATTGTACTTGCCCATTACACTACATTCTGGTGTTTTCAGCTTTGTGGATAATTTTAAGATAGCTACCGAATTGTTAGAAAGTTCACTCAGTAATTTCAATTCCTTAGTGGTTTCCTTTTGCTTCTATTGGAATGTGGAAATTCGAATTGGAACTACTATTGCGGAGGAAGAAAAATCATGAACCAGTGTAGTCTTAGCATTTGACAACATTCCTTAGAGGGTTCCAAATAGATTTCTGCTAAGTCCAATTTCACATAAGGAGTCATGGGTGATTCATTTTCTTAGGCGTGTGTCTATTATGCCACGTGATAAAAAGTTCATATTGGCTAATGAGGTCCTTGATATTGAGACATATGTACTTGATGATATCTTATCGGTTGAGTCTACAAACCCATCTTGGTTGGAAGAGTTCGTGTTAAAGCAGTATTTGTGACAGAATTTTCAGTGTTTATTTCTGAGTTGCATAGTACTAAATCGCTCGACTATTTTGCCTACATCATTTTATAAGGACAAGTGTTATATGCACCTTCCAATGGTACGATGTGCTGGAGGGAAGTTGTTTGATGGAACCATCACCCGAGGATGTTCATTAGAGAAAGATCATGTTGATAGTTTTAGACAGCTCCCAAATATAGTCCACAATGGTCATTTCATGGTTGTTATGCATAAGGAGCTTAAGCTAGAGAGTTCCATGATGGTTAGAAAGGATGAATATGCAACGGAAGCGACTATATTTGGACTTCATATTTTCATCGATGGAGTAAATGACTTTCTTCTTAGTGCATGGCCATCCATAACAAATAATGCAAAGGACCTAGTTCCAACAATGCTACCAGAGGATACAAAACAGAGAAGTACTTCCGCAAAAGTTATTGAACAACCATCTTTTCAATGGGAGGAAGCAGCAGACAAGCCAATAGACCATACAGTGTTGTCCAAACTGAAGCAGTTTCGGGTAATAGGCAATCTCATGAAACCAACAATAAAGGTCATTGCAGCAGATTTTTCAGAAGAAGAAATCAAGTATCTAAAATATGTGTTCGTGAGCATGGCTACAAATAATAGTGGAACAATCACTTATGAAAGAATAAAATCTGGATTGGCTCGGCTTGCTTCAAAACTTTCAGAAGCTTAAGTTCTGCAACTCATGCAGGCTAGTGTTTTGAAGTGTGAGGGCTCCTTTGATTGGATAGCATTGTTTCTACTTCAAGACAAAATACATGGTGCAATTTCACACTTAGCTAGATTGATCTCATTGCGGCCAAATTGTGATGCAAATTGTTGTACTATTATGCTTCTACTAGCTAGATGTGAGGCGGAACTATGGGAAGAGAAAACCAACTATCCTACTGTTGCATTGCATTTACTGTTTGTTGTTGACAAGGTCAAGCGGATATTGCTGCATTTTTTACTTTACTCGAACCTTGAGAACAAGGTTCTTTTTAAGGCGGGAGGTATTGTTGTGAACCTGCGTGACTCAGTATGGGATAATGGGCTAGAAGTGTGCAACAAAGCTGATGCACTTGGGAGTATTGGGCCTGGAGCTAAATTGAGAAGAGGCTCAATGACTAAACAACCAAATAGAATGGGAGGACATTATATTTGGGATTCGGGGGGGAATACAGAGGACGGGAATTATGTTGCAGCTTTGGCTCAAGACTGTGCTTCTCATCTCCTCTTCTGAATCTCTACCTCATCCCCTTTCTCTAAGTTCTGCTTCTCATCCCTATTCTTATCTCTATTCGTAGTTACTTAGTTTCCATTATAGTATAGTTTGAGTGTTGCAATTGGTATCTCAAGGTTGTAATTAGTGATTCTCTTTCTTATTATATAGTGAGGAATTTTGGGTTTGTTACAAgcttcgtcttcagttaattgacctagactcggggatgagatcatcttgacgttaacgtacttacgctatttataacaagcgataaataagtgttatgaaggataaaggggtacacgaattaaagaaaacgagtttcgttgaaagtggccaattgagataaaatacgggtcgagcgataatacccgaaattatgaactagtaccatgcaaggtatcatatgaccacggtagtataatgtataaagtatattacaaataagtagaattttaagtaatttgtggtaatttttaaattatgcgggtaattgattaaataTCGGATAAAaagacattacccagttaactaataagtggataaaacttaattaattataCTCCAAAGACATGTGGTAGCACTAGCTTACCATATGAAGTGTAAGCACTTAAATAACCTATGGGTCTACCTAGGAATCTATGGGAATTAGCAAGATATTATCCATTCATTTGGACAAAAAGGAAACCAAAAAAAAcgtcaaaaaaaaattcaaaagggAAAGATACTGCATTCTCTTAGTCCAAGTGTTAAAAGTGTAAGGATTCAATTTATTCAAAAAACCCCATAACCCATTTTGTGATATGTCATGCTTCTTCAAGAAACGTTAGAAACAGAAGCATGTTCGTTCCAACATTTCAAGAATCCAAAGCAGAATTTTGATTCATAGAGTAGCATGAACAATTTCGTTCAAGGATTCAGAAAGCAAGAACTTAATCCGATTTTTTTGAGTTCTAAGTTCAATCAACGAAGATTCTCCaacggaatattatacggagtttttcctactccaggtatgttaaagtcatcccttctttcttttggcatggtccaaattatactgaagaaacgagcaaatacacagttttcatagttattctattcatagaaatactaggggtgtctatattctaaattttcccatgtgaattattattatcttctgttcataggtctcagaataatatgcagttaaaaaagtttatccgaaaggaatattgatatctttacatatttttcatgcatttcacccatttatacatgtgcattgacccatgaccagatggcgttatatatgcgtatatatgtaaatatatgtatatgagatatgggaaaaggttacggcgttatatacacaccaccacctgatcagctggtatatattgatgatgttgcccacagtggccgagacgatatgatgggatgccctcagtggcttgatgatataatgtacacccatacctatgcatggcatgataTTTAtttgcacgtgcatgacattataaatattttagaatttacaaagttattcagatttaaagacgtgtttctatattccatgtttcatctatgtcttttacgtacaaTTTTTCACGCCTTACATACTCAGAACATTTTTTGGActaacgccctatttcacggggcctgcatttcatgcttgcaggtgcaggtaggcaagctgacggtcccccttcttaggattcttgatcaacgagagttggcgtgctccacttgatccggagctgcttttgattttggtacgatatgtttatatatatatatatgggtatgacatggcttagtcccgtccttgtacagttatatttcagttagaggtctgtagacagtatgtctagttgggttgtatgtggccttgtcggctttcagttttggatgtataattGTCTACAGCAGCCTTGTCGACTCGCCCattgtattctgcatgtatacgtacatatgccttgatggtaGGTTTCCTTCAAGTATATTATTTTCGTAATTcagtagatgttattcaggttcatatcttagacgcatgcttaggggtgtttgatcgGTAGGAatcgggcacccgtcgcggcccatcggtttgggtcgtgacaaacactAAGTACGTATATAAACGAATTGGGCAATAATCTAATACTAATAAAGATACATATACTAATAAACATACACAGAAAACCAAACGGACTTGTTAACAACCCTCTTTCCCTTTAGGTCCGAGTCCTCGTTAATAAATATTGTCGCCCTCATAGAAACTTCTAGTCCCAAACTCATACCCATCAACGTAGAACTGATTCAATTATCTGGAGCAACATTCTTAAGGGATGGTACTTTTATAATCAAGGTATCCGTTGGATCATTGGAAATGGTAAAAGCACTAATTTTTGGCATACCCAATACTGCTATTGAACATACTCTCAATATTACAGACCTCAATGAAAATGAATCTTGGAACCTCAAAAACATCTCTTTTGACCTACCATGCCAATTACTTAACACTATTAATAGTGTTCAACTACCATTATGCCTTGAACATGAAGATAGACCAATTTGAAAACTAACAAAAATTGGCAGTTTCAACTCAAAAACTGCTCGGACATTTATCAAATCTAGCCACTCACACACTCAACTTCTATTGAATTTTGAAGCTCAAgcaccaaataaaataaaattctccATTTGGTTATGTTATCATAATCATTTATCAACCTGAGTCTACTTAAAATAGATAAGGACTCAAGTGGCTACTTAAACTTCATTCATGACAATCCATCCTCCTTGAGAACCTTGTCCCAAGGTTCTTTAAATTCTGGAAACTGGGACATAATGAAATTGTAATCTTCCCAAGTAGCTTGCTCATACAGTAGATTAGCCCATTGCAGCAGAACTTGAGTAATGactttatttcctttcttcacCATCCTTCTGCCCAGTACAACAATTGGTTCTGTCAAGGGCTGTCCTTCAGCAGAACAAATCGGAGGATCTATTGAAGGAACGATCTATGATCCCACTTTCTTCTTAAGCTGAGAAATGTGAAAAGCATGGTGTATCTTGGTTGTAGGGGCAAATTCAGCTTGTAAGCAACAAGTCCAATCATTTGTGCTATCTGATAGGGCCCATGGAATTTAGAAGCTAACTTAAGACTTTTCCTCACAACTATGCTAGTCTGTCCATAGGGTTGCTACTTGAGAAATACCCAATCACCTTCATTAAACTCCccttttgttcttcttttatCAGCGTTCATTTTCATTCTATTTTGCTCTTTCTTCAAATTTTCTTTCAGTGCTTTTGCCATTAATTGTCTTTCTCCGAGAACTTGATCAATACCAGCTACTTTAGTTTGTGAGATAAATTCAAAAGAGAGTTGCGGTGGTTCATACCCATACATTACTTTGAATGGAGTCATCTTCAGAGCTGAGTGGTAGTTGATGTTGTACcaaaatttatacaataaaaACCATTTACTCCGCTCTTTATGTTTGTGTCCAGTCATGCATCTCAGATAATTCTCAATACACCTATTTAACCTTTTAGTTTGCCTATCAATTTGTGGATAATAAGTAGAATTGTAAAGTAATTGTACCTATTGGTTTTTTAAAAGATCCTTCTAGAAATTACTGAGGAAAAACTTATCTATATCAGTCACTATGCTCTTAGGTAATCCATGTAGCTTGTACATAGTGTCTATAAACACTCGAGCTACCTGAGAGGCTGTGAAGGAATGAGACAAGGCAATAAAATGTGCATATTTGTTGTACCTATCTACCATAATTATAATAGTATCTTGCCCTTCTGATTTTGGCAAACCTTCAATGAAGTCTAAAAATGTCCGTTCCCAAGATTTTTCTCGTACAATTAATGGCTGTAGCAACCCTGGATGAGCCATTTGTTCATATTTGCATCTTTGGCATGTTTCACATTCTTGGATAACCTTTTTCACATCTTCAATAATGGAAGGCCAATAGAAAAGTGCCTTCACCCTCTAATAAGTTGTCATCACTCCTGAATGTCCTCCCAAGCCAGAGTTGTGAATAGTAGAAATTAGTTATTGTCTGAGAGTACCATGATTGTCAACACATACTCTTCCTTTATGTCTTATTAACCGTTGTTGTAAAGTATTATCCATCAAGGCAAAAGGATTAATACTTAAGGTGGTTACAATTTGTACCACCTCCTAGTCTTCTTCATAGCTTGACAACACTTCTTCAAACCACTTAGGTTACGGTTGTGTTAACATCAAACACTGTGGTTGATCTCCAGTAGGTTGTTGTTCATACTTTCTTGACAGTGCATCTGCAAAGATATTTCTACTCCTTTCTTGTGTTGGATATCATAGCTTAAACCCATTAATTTGGTTAAACCGTTATGCTGAAGAAAGGTTGTAATTTTCTATTCCTGCAAAAACTTCAAGCTAAAATGGTCAGTTTGATGACAAAGTATCATGAATGCAAGTAGTGCCTTCATCTATCAACTGCAAGGAGTAGAGAAATCAACTCTTTCCCATAAAAGGATAGTCCTTGTTTCCTTTTGCTCAATGACTGGCTCATAAATGCTAATGGTCTTCTGTTCTGCATCACCATTGCTCTCACTCCAGTATTAAATGCATCAACTTCTAAAATTAATGGCTTGTTGAATTCAGGTAAAGCTAGAACTGGAGCAACTGTCATAACATGCTTAAGGTTATAAAAGGTTGTGCTAGCTGCCTCATCCCAATTGAATCCTCCCTTCTTTAACAGATTGGTCAAGGGTTTGCTCAACTGTGCATAGTTTTTGATAAAATTTTATGTAATACCTCATTAAACCTAGAAAGCCTCTAACCTCATTAAAAGTTACTAGTTGAGGTCAGTCCAACATTGCATATATCGTttttgtaacactcctcaaatctataaaagtttcaaCATACGCTAATTAtagaatttaatttatttattttaatcttGCCTTGAGTGCATAAAAATTATACTTCTATTGTGAATTTAATCCCTTGTGATTGACTTTTGAGTTACTTATCTATTTATAAgtaattggatatacaattagggaaatattaataattttagtattattaattattaaaaatgggTACTATTAAATACTTGTTAAGTCTAAAAAAAGACGTAAGAATTTGGCTTAAAGCCCATGAGTAGTCTGTCCTATTGTAAGGAAAATAAAAAGGCTTAAAGCCTTGAGCCTTAAGCCTGAACGAAAGAGTGGTTAGGGAAATTTTCAAGGATTCAAAGCAACTAGAGAAAAGGACTTCTacgcacaaaaaaaaaaaaaaacagaagcaTGTCCTAGCGAGGTACACACGCAGGCAACGAAAAATTCTAGGCTTCTTTGCAAATAACTAATTCTTGAAAGCAGGTATATCCTATTCTCAATTATCCTACAGTATAAGAATTTGATAGTTAATTTCCTTCTTTCTCTGTATTAACAGTAAATTCCATATTTACGTGTGAAactttgaaatttattaaaatgcactggttgttgtagaatcgattgcttgacgggtataaattggattagggcctacgtattggctcgagAAGTTTTGAGGTGAATTGATAttaccctttactaaagtggtttatctcacaaaagcacgcatacaaggtgtttgatgaattgcttaaaaaAGTTAATATGTACTTAATTGAAGCGAGTGGGtacctattaacttagaattgttctagctaaagtttagatgatttattatgatatatgtacATAAATTTCCAgtttttttgtgttattcttatatgccattttcatgttgaaatttcatgaagaagcaagaatctttagaaatacttttgaatatttattttatttttatgacatgctttacatttaaggataACAGTATGAGTATATATAGGATGTTCtagaaaagatttagacttgaaaagttaCAAGaataagttttagaaagaaaagatttttgggagtatcctctatTCGAGAAGGGGTCATCATCCAGGACGAAGGTCCTAActaaggcgttgacttcctgaaactacttgtgccaaagtagggagcacacgagccaAGGGTCTAGTTGCTGACAATTTGCTTAGCCaggctaaggtatgatacatgaacgttgagaaccatgaagcgagtggcacctcgtggattaggcctattcgatcaggttggaaTCAAACCCAtaccgatcacacggtgactaagACAGAAATAAAT
The nucleotide sequence above comes from Nicotiana tabacum cultivar K326 chromosome 12, ASM71507v2, whole genome shotgun sequence. Encoded proteins:
- the LOC107824070 gene encoding WD repeat-containing protein LWD1; the encoded protein is MGASSDPNQDGSDEQQRRSEIYTYEAPWHIYAMNWSVRKDKKYRLAISSLLEQYPNRVEIVQLDDSNGEIRSDPKLSFEHPYPPTKVIFIPDKECQKPDLLATSSDYLRIWRVASDNSRVEMKSLLNNNRNSEFSGPLTSFDWNEAEPKRIGTSSIDTTCTIWDIERETVDTQLIAHDKEVYDIAWGGVGVFASVSADGSVRVFDLRDKEHSTIIYESSEPDTPLVRLGWNKQDPRYMATIIMDSAKVVVLDIRFPTLPVVELQRHQASVNAIAWAPHSSCHICTAGDDSQALIWDLSSMGQPIEGGLDPILAYTAGAEIEQLQWSSSQPDWVAIAFSNKLQILRV
- the LOC142167459 gene encoding calcium-dependent protein kinase 19-like is translated as MVRCAGGKLFDGTITRGCSLEKDHVDSFRQLPNIVHNGHFMVVMHKELKLESSMMVRKDEYATEATIFGLHIFIDGVNDFLLSAWPSITNNAKDLVPTMLPEDTKQRSTSAKVIEQPSFQWEEAADKPIDHTVLSKLKQFRVIGNLMKPTIKVIAADFSEEEIKYLKYVFVSMATNNSGTITYERIKSGLARLASKLSEA